A genome region from Festucalex cinctus isolate MCC-2025b chromosome 17, RoL_Fcin_1.0, whole genome shotgun sequence includes the following:
- the LOC144004919 gene encoding D(1)-like dopamine receptor — protein sequence MQATRDAEDRDDSDEVARHRDVSVGRLLTGLVLFALIVSTLLGNALVCAAVVKFRHLRSKVTNSFVISLAVSDLFVAVLVMPWRAVSEVAGAWLFGRFFCDTWVACDIMCSTASILNLCIISMDRYWAISSPFRYERKMTRRFALLMIGVAWTLSVLISFIPVQLNWHRDDVVVGALPPTTTPTDDCNASLNRTYAIASSLISFYIPVLIMVGTYTRIFRIAQTQIRRISSLERAPTSPPVAHDESALKSSFKRETKVLKTLSIIMGVFVFCWLPFFVLNCLVPFCQQADSAPCVSDTTFSIFVWFGWANSSLNPVIYAFNADFRRAFATILGCNRLCCAASSAVEAVDFSDQMVSYHHDTTLHKEVAGVGTACSPTQQHGFDRVSLQGSDDSRNRAAILQSRCEADISLDMTPFADPCAVPGHVQDL from the coding sequence ATGCAAGCCACCCGGGACGCGGAGGACCGGGACGACAGCGACGAAGTTGCCCGCCACCGGGACGTGAGCGTGGGCCGCTTGCTGACCGGCCTGGTGCTGTTCGCCCTGATCGTGTCCACGCTGCTGGGCAACGCGCTGGTGTGCGCCGCCGTGGTCAAGTTCCGCCACCTGCGCTCCAAGGTGACCAACTCGTTCGTCATCTCGCTGGCCGTGTCAGACCTGTTCGTGGCCGTGCTGGTCATGCCGTGGCGCGCCGTCTCCGAGGTGGCGGGCGCCTGGCTCTTCGGCCGCTTCTTCTGCGACACGTGGGTGGCCTGCGACATCATGTGCTCCACGGCGTCCATCCTCAACCTGTGCATCATCAGCATGGACCGCTACTGGGCCATCTCCAGCCCCTTCCGCTACGAGCGCAAGATGACGCGCCGCTTCGCCCTGCTGATGATCGGCGTGGCCTGGACGCTCTCCGTGCTCATCTCCTTCATCCCCGTGCAGCTCAACTGGCACCGGGACGACGTCGTCGTCGGCGCGCTTCCGCCCACGACGACTCCGACCGACGACTGCAACGCCAGCCTCAACCGCACCTACGCCATCGCCTCGTCCCTCATCAGCTTCTACATCCCCGTGCTCATCATGGTGGGCACGTACACGCGCATCTTCCGCATCGCGCAGACGCAAATCCGACGCATCTCGTCGCTGGAGCGCGCGCCGACGTCGCCTCCAGTCGCGCACGACGAGAGCGCGCTGAAAAGTTCCTTCAAGAGGGAGACCAAAGTTCTGAAGACGCTGTCCATCATCATGGGCGTGTTCGTCTTCTGCTGGCTGCCCTTCTTCGTGCTCAACTGCCTGGTTCCGTTCTGCCAGCAGGCGGACTCGGCGCCCTGCGTCAGCGACACCACCTTCAGCATCTTCGTGTGGTTCGGCTGGGCCAACTCGTCGCTCAACCCGGTCATCTACGCCTTCAACGCCGACTTCCGCCGGGCCTTCGCCACCATCCTGGGCTGCAACCGCCTCTGCTGCGCGGCCAGCTCGGCCGTGGAGGCCGTGGACTTCAGCGACCAGATGGTGTCCTACCACCACGATACCACCCTGCACAAGGAGGTCGCCGGCGTCGGTACCGCATGTTCCCCGACCCAGCAGCACGGCTTTGACCGGGTATCGCTGCAGGGGTCCGACGACTCTCGGAACCGCGCCGCCATCTTGCAGAGTCGGTGTGAGGCCGACATCTCGCTGGACATGACGCCTTTCGCTGATCCCTGCGCCGTCCCGGGTCACGTGCAGGACCTGTGA